One Solanum pennellii chromosome 10, SPENNV200 genomic region harbors:
- the LOC107001865 gene encoding expansin-B6-like, whose amino-acid sequence MSNPPLAHSFYLFTILTIFTLSIFSCSIVAETDPFSPAVATWYGDSAGAGSDGGACGYGNDVKNPPFSAMVSAGNENIFKGGKGCGACYQVMCKEKSACSEIPITVTITDECPGSCGNYGAPFHFDLSGTAFGALAKPGQADLLRGDGIINIGYKRVACNYPQTTLTFKMDQGSNPSYFSCVIEFENGEGDLGLVELQSSTGLDNKWLPMQHSWGANWKIELPPQIKPPFSIRLTTLDSNKTLVANNVIPLDWAPGLIYHSLVNF is encoded by the exons ATGTCCAATCCTCCTCTCGCTCATTCCTTTTATCTATTTACCATACTTACAATTTTCACATTATCGATATTTTCTTGTTCTATCGTGGCTGAAACCGATCCATTTTCACCCGCCGTGGCAACGTGGTATGGCGATTCTGCCGGAGCTGGTAGTG ATGGTGGGGCTTGTGGATATGGAAACGACGTAAAGAACCCTCCATTTTCTGCAATGGTATCAGctggaaatgaaaatatttttaaaggtGGAAAAGGTTGTGGAGCTTGCTATCAG GTAATGTGCAAAGAGAAATCAGCTTGTTCTGAGATACCAATAACAGTGACAATCACAGATGAGTGTCCAGGGTCTTGTGGTAATTATGGTGCTCCTTTTCATTTTGATTTAAGTGGTACTGCTTTCGGGGCATTAGCTAAGCCTGGCCAAGCTGATTTATTGCGTGGAGATGGAATTATCAATATTGGATACAAAAG AGTGGCTTGCAATTATCCTCAAACAACATTGACATTCAAGATGGATCAAGGCTCAAATCCTAGCTATTTTAGTTGTGTGATTGAGTTTGAAAATGGTGAAGGAGATCTTGGTTTAGTAGAGCTTCAAAGTAGTACTGGCTTAGATAATAAATGGCTACCAATGCAACATTCATGGGGTGCAAATTGGAAAATTGAGTTGCCTCCACAAATAAAACCTCCATTTTCCATTAGGTTAACTACTTTAGATTCAAACAAGACACTTGTTGCAAACAATGTCATTCCACTTGATTGGGCCCCTGGCCTAATATATCATTCACTTGTCAACTTTTGA